The following proteins come from a genomic window of Lolium rigidum isolate FL_2022 chromosome 5, APGP_CSIRO_Lrig_0.1, whole genome shotgun sequence:
- the LOC124654295 gene encoding uncharacterized protein LOC124654295: MEKKHMKMAILRQEHTFRQQVHELHRVYKVQKQLMKDMQVVKMNPAQARKDTQTKPWLDTDQQQYDVNSDKKKAPFIEDFDLELTLATGSDKTKQEMIFNSESGATLSSSTSAESESGQQFPDSSVNLSFQNESNRHDDQLMQSPWLYQCLSLKMA, translated from the exons ATGGAGAAGAAACATATGAAGATGGCCATACTGAGGCAAGAACACACATTCAGACAACAG GTTCACGAACTCCACCGCGTATATAAGGTCCAGAAGCAACTGATGAAGGATATGCAGGTTGTTAAGATGAACCCAGCTCAAGCAAGAAAGGATACTCAAACCAAACCATGGTTGGATACAGACCAACAGCAATACGATGTTAACTCAGACAAGAAGAAAGCTCCTTTCATCGAAGACTTCGACCTGGAGCTGACACTAGCAACTGGGAGTGATAAGACAAAGCAAGAGATGATATTCAACTCAGAGTCAGGAGCAACCCTGTCGTCATCAACTTCCGCTGAATCGGAGTCAGGGCAGCAATTTCCAGACTCCAGTGTAAACTTGAGCTTTCAAAATGAGAGCAATAGGCATGATGATCAACTCATGCAGTCTCCTTGGCTCTACCAATGTTTAAGTCTGAAAATGGCTTGA
- the LOC124652594 gene encoding PXMP2/4 family protein 4-like, with translation MAIAGALHAGSRILLPIRRSPSSSAPWSHVRAHLHSSKPSSAPLPPTPPPPPPCSPALSSRFTPAFAPTTRRSGSIGSGVVAWYLGSIEARPVLTKSITAAAIFTVADLTSQMITLSPEESLDLTRTLRMASYGMLLSGPSLHFWFNFLSKAVPKKDLLNTFKKMFLGQAVYGPIINCVFFSYNAGLQGETIPEIIARLKRDIIPTIKSGLIYWPFCDFITFKFIPVHLQPLVSNSFSFLWTIYITYMASLKKPEIEGSQAHSNIRMTSV, from the exons atggccaTCGCCGGAGCTCTCCACGCTGGCAGCCGCATCCTCCTACCCATCCGCAGAAGCCCCAGCTCCAGCGCCCCCTGGTCCCACGTCCGCGCCCACCTCCACTCCAGCAAGCCCTCTTCTGCCCCGCTCccacccacgccgccgccgccgccgccttgttcCCCCGCTCTGTCCTCGCGCTTCACCCCTGCCTTCGCCCCTACCACCAGGAGGAGCGGATCGATTGGGTCCGGGGTAGTCGCGTGGTACCTCGGCTCGATCGAGGCGCGGCCGGTGCTGACCAAGAGCATCACGGCTGCCGCCATCTTCACCGTCGCCGACCTCACCTCCCAG ATGATCACGCTTTCTCCTGAGGAGTCACTCGATCTAACTAGGACCCTCCGCATGGCTAGTTATGGGATGCTGCTCTCAGGACCTAGCCTGCATTTTTGGTTCAACTTTCTCTCAAAAGCAGTCCCCAAGAAGGATCTACTCAACACCTTCAAGAAGATGTTTCTAGGACAAGCAGTTTATGGGCCAATTATTAATTGTGTTTTCTTCTCGTATAATGCAGGACTACAAG GTGAGACTATACCAGAGATCATTGCAAGATTAAAGCGGGATATAATTCCAACCATCAAAAGTGGGCTCATATATTGGCCTTTTTGTGACTTCATCACTTTCAAGTTTATCCCTGTTCATTTACAG CCGCTAGTAAGCAATTCTTTCTCATTTCTTTGGACCATCTACATAACATACATGGCCAGCTTGAAGAAACCAGAAATAGAGGGATCACAAGCTCATAGTAATATCCGAATGACTTCAGTTTGA
- the LOC124657790 gene encoding 40S ribosomal protein S29 — MGHDNVWNSHPKNYGPGSRVCRVCGNSHGLIRKYGLMCCRQCFRSNAKDIGFIKYR, encoded by the exons ATGGGGCACGACAACGTCTGGAACTCGCACCCCAAGAACTACGGGCCCGGCTCCCGCGTCTG CCGGGTCTGTGGCAACTCGCATGGACTGATCAGGAAGTACGGGCTGATGTGCTGCAGGCAGTGCTTCCGCAGCAACGCCAAGGACATTGGCTTCATTAAG TACCGTTAA
- the LOC124657789 gene encoding histone deacetylase 6-like produces MSSAAGAGEPPSSSRHGKEREDGAGDSNRKEEKEVDVLEGGEDLDLYGATAGWVEARTSCPHLPAMPAASADELARVPAPDSQCSRCHHPSENWFCLICKDVLCSRFINKHMLHHFQETGHCLALSFSDLSVWCFACDSYLDAQSILELRPVYEVAHLLKFGERPPFRPLEVLDLSSGQNGGSSSSS; encoded by the exons ATGTCCTCCGCCGCTGGAGCCGGAGAGCCCCCGTCTTCATCCCGACAC gggaaggagagagaggacGGTGCCGGCGACAGCAACcgcaaggaggagaaggaggttGATGTGCTGGAGGGAGGCGAGGATCTGGACCTGTATGGCGCCACGGCGGGGTGGGTGGAGGCGCGGACCAGCTGCCCCCACCTCCCCGCCATGCCCGCCGCCAGCGCCGACGAACTCGCTCGCGTGCCCGCGCCTGACTCTCAGTGCTCCAG ATGTCATCATCCTTCTGAAAACTGGTTTTGCTTGATTTGCAAAGATGTGCTGTGCAGTCGTTTTATCAACAAACATATGCTGCACCATTTTCAAGAAACAGGCCATTGTCTTGCCCTGAGCTTCAG TGATCTGTCAGTTTGGTGTTTTGCCTGCGACTCCTACCTGGATGCTCAATCCATTTTAGAACTGCGCCCAGTTTATGAAGTTGCACatctgttgaaatttggagaAAGGCCCCCTTTCCGACCACTGGAAGTGCTTGATTTGAGCAGTGGACAAAATGGAGGTTCATCTTCAAGTTCCTAA